The Inediibacterium massiliense genome includes the window AATTCATACTATTTATACACCAATTGAATGGAATCAAGAATATAGTTTACTAGAGGTAGAGATTATTACAGGAAGAAGTCATCAAATTCGAGCACATCTTTTTAGTATAGGACATCCAATTATAGGAGATCAAAAATATGGAGATTTAAAAACAAATAAGAATTTTAAAAATCTGAAACATCAATTTTTACATGCTTATAAAATTGATTTTGTAAATTGCAATGAAAATTTAAAATATTTGGAGGGGAAAAGCTTTCATAGCCCATTGCCAGAGGAACTTAAGAAAATTAAGATTAAATTATTTCAATAGATGAGGCAAAAGGGGGAAAATAAATGGATCAAATGAAGTATATTGTAATGGAACAATTGATCAACCAATATAATTATACAGGGGCGTTAGCATTTATTCAAAAAGAAAATTATGATCGAACAAATTCGTTATTATTGGCTTGCAAGGACAGTATGAATTTCGATTTTCAATCAGCATATTATCAACTTTTAGAAGTGGAAGATGATCATTTTCATAAAAGATTACAATATTTAAAAAACAATTTAAAGGATTTAAGAGAAGGAAAGCCAGATGCAATTTTTTCAGAACTCATAGAAAATACTAAAATACAGCTTCAGAATGAAAAATATATAGATTTTTTGAGTAGAGTGTATCGATTAAAGGAAGCTATTTTAAAATATATTTTTGCAATTCATCATGTAGAGAAAGATAAATTTTCTTTTATGAGTGATGTAGCTTCTAAAAGAATGATTTTGAAAGTTTTAAAAAGAAAATATAAAATCTATAATCCAAATTTAAGTTTTTCTATTACTGCATATATTCATAAACATCTTTCAAAAGACAAAAGATATATAGAAGCTTTAGAAGTGATTAATGATCCCAAAATGAATGAAATTATTGAAATGAGACATGATTGTATTGCAGGACATGGTTTTAAAGGTGTAAATAAAAAAGATATTATAAAAGTATATAAAGATCCTTATTTCATTTTAGAGGATTTTTGTCATGTATTAGAAAAAATTGGACTCAGGATTAGTCAAAATAAATATAATAAAATTAATAGACATATTCTGATAACTTTTTCAAAAGAAGATTTGTAATTGTGTACATGAATTAGAAGTGATACAATAAAGAATATGAAATTTGTAATAAGGGGAGATCGGAATGAAGAAAGAAATTTTAGAATGGATTAAAACAATTGTTGTATCTGTGGTAATTGCACTGGTCATTACAACTTTTATAAGACCTACTTTAGTAAAGGGAGAGTCTATGTATCCTACTTTACATGAATATGATTATTTGATTATTAATAAAATACCATATATGATGCATAATCCAGAAAAGGGAGATATTGTAGTATTTCAATCACATCTTTTAACAGAAGATGGAAAAGAAAAGGATTTGATCAAAAGAGTGATAGGAGTAGAAGGAGACCAAATAAAAGTAAAAGATGGAGATGTCTTTGTAAATGGCCAAAAATTAGATGAATCTTATATTAATGGAGATTATACATCGGGAGAAATAGATATGAAAGTTCCTAAAGATATGGTCTTTGTCATGGGAGATAATAGACTTAATAGTTTAGATAGTCGTGATGAAAGCGTAGGACCTGTAGATATTCATACTATTAGAGGAAAAGTACTTGTTCGTTTGTATCCATTTAATACAATAGGAAAAGTTTATTAAAAGAGTAAAAAAACTTAGACAATTGGGTCTAGGTTTTTTGTTTATTTTTTGTAAAACTTGTACATGCTAAATAGTGAAAATAGAAAGGAGGTATTGTATGAAAGTCAAAGATTTAATGACAAAAAAAATTGCAATGGCAAATCCTGATACACCACTTACTCAAGTAGCAGAAAAAATGAAAAAATTAAATGTAGGTTCTATTCCAGTTTGTGATGGATCTAAAAAGGCGATTGGGATTGTTACAGACAGAGATATTGTTTTAAAAGGTGTATCCACAGGAAATATTAATATGGATGCTCAAAGTGTAATGTCGAATCATTTGATTTATGCAACACCAGAGATGGATGCTCATGAAGCGGCAAATATTATGGCCAAACATCAAATAAGAAGATTGCCTGTTGTAGAAAATGGAAAGTTAGTAGGAATGTTGGCCATCGGAGATTTAGCAACTATTAATATTTATGTCAACGAAGCAGGGGATGCACTAAGTACTATATCTCAACCAAGTAGACCTATTATGTAATCAAAAAAGTTCCTGAAATTTCAGGGACTTTTTTTAGATAGCAGTTTTAATTTGAAATATTGGGTATAATATAATAGTATGATTATATAAGGACTTTCTCATAAGGGGGAGCATGAATGAATAAAATAAATATTATAGTAAACAATCAAGAAAAAATACAAGTGCAAAAAGGAATTACACTAGAACAACTCAGCGATCAATTTAAAGATTTTTATCCGTCTACCATTGTAGCAGCTAAGGTAGATCATGACTTAAGAGAATTAACGCACACCATACATAAGGATTGTAATATTGAATTTATTGATCTTACTTCATCAGATGGCATTCGTATTTATCAAAGAAGTCTTTCCTTTGTTTTCATAAGATCCGCTAAGGAAATTCTATCAGATTGTAAGGTTACTGTAGAGCATTCTTTAAGTAAAGGATTATATTGTGAAATTCATTACAAAAGACCTATTACAGAAGAAGATGTAAAAAAAATTGAAGTTAGAATGAAAGAAATTATTGATGAAGATGTGCCTTTTACAAAGAGCAGTATAGCAGTAGAAGATGCAAAAAAAATATTTAAAGATCTTGGTATGGAATCAAAAACAGAGCTTTTAGATTTTAGAGAAAATGATGAAATGAATATATATAGCTGTGGATGGTTAAGAGATTATTTTTATGGATATATGGTACCAAGTACAAAATATTTAAAATTATTTAAATTAACATATTATGCACCAGGAGTGATTATACAACATCCTGAGAAAACTCATCCAAATGAGATTCCTGTGTTTGAAGAACAAAAAAAATTAGCTACTATATTTAGAGAAGCTGAAAAATGGGGAGAAATTTTAGAAGTTCCTTATGTAGCCAATTTAAATAAAGTGATTTTAAACAAAGAATATGCAGACATTATTCGTATTGCAGAAGCTCTGCATGAAAAGAAAATTGCACAAATTGCAGATATGATTACACAAAAAAATAAAAGAATTATATTAATTGCTGGGCCTTCTTCTTCAGGAAAAACTACTTTTGCCCAAAGATTATCTATTCAATTAAAAGTAAATGGTCTAAAGCCAGTGGCTTTATCTATAGATGATTATTTTGTAAATAGAGAACATACTCCAAAAGATGAAAATGGAGAGTATGATTTTGAAGCCATAGAAGCAGTAGATTTGGAGTTGTTTAATGAGCACCTCAAAAAATTAATTCAGGGAGAGGAAATAGAACTTCCTACTTTTAATTTTCAAAAGGGGCAAAGAGAATATAAAGGAAGATTTATGAAAATTAATGAAGATCAGCCTATTATTATAGAAGGTATACATGGACTAAATAATAAGCTTACAGAGGATATTTCAAAAGATCAGAAATTTAAAATTTATATTAGTGCCTTGACTCAATTAAATATTGATGATCATAATAGAATTCCTACTACAGATACTAGATTGATTAGAAGAATTGTAAGAGATAGTAAATATAGAGGCCACTCTGCTCTTACTACTTTGAAATTATGGCAATCTGTTCGTAGAGGAGAAAAAAGAAATATATTTCCATTTCAAGAGGAAGCAGATATTATGTTCAACTCTGCTTTAGTATATGAATTAGCTACTTTAAAAAAATATGCAGAGCCTCTTTTATTAGAAATTAAACAGGAGGACCCAGGATATACAGAAGCCAAAAGGTTATTAAAATTTTTACATTATTTTTCTTCCATTCAAGAAGAAGAAGTAATTCCTCAAACTTCTATTATCAGAGAGTTTATAGGTGGAAGCTGTTTTGCAGATTAAATAAAAAAATCCATTACATTTATGTAATGGATTTTTTTAGCTAGAACATTCTATAGGGCATCGGAATTGGCATAGGTGGTTGGTTATACAAAAGATTTAGAATTTGATTGTACCTGCATTCGCAAATATCCCAATTGATATTTTTAATAAATATATCTAGATATTTAGCTCGATCAATGCCAAAATCAATCATATAAGCATGCTCGTAGACATCTAAAACAAGGATAGGAAGTGCATTCCATATACCTCCTTGATCATGACTATCACACATATAATTTCTAATGGTGTGATCTATCAAATCATAAGCTGTTACAACCCAACCTCTTGCTGATTTTCCTGCGTTTAAAAAATCTGTTTGAAAGTTTTCGTAACTTCCAAAGTCATGGATTAATTTTTTTAATAAATTGCCATAGGGTATATGGCAATATCCTCCTAAGTTTTCAAAATATAATTCATGAAGTTTGACTCCATTTAATGAATAGCTTTCTCCTAATTTTAAACATCTATAAGGACTATAGGTAGGGTTTGGATTTTCAAATTTTTCTTCTTTTAGTTTTCTCCAAATTAAATTAATTTTTTCTACATATCCTTTATATAGGGTATAATGTTGGGTAAGCTGATTGTTAGATATGCCTTTTATATCTTTAAAATCAAATACTTTAGGAACGATAGGAGTTGTCATTTTATCCCTCCGTTATTATAATAGTGAAAGACTATTATACAATATGCAAAAAAGATAAAATGGGTTCATAAAGGTTAAAATAAAAAAGATAGGGTATAGTAGAAAGGGGATATAGATATGATTTATGTAGTAATACTTCTTATGTTGATAGGTCTATTAGGAATTTTCATACCAGGAATTCCTGGTAATGGATTGATTTTTTTATCTATTTTAGGATATGGATTTTATACTCATTTTGAAAAAATTAGTATAACTATGATAATCATCTTTGGAATTCTTACAGGATTAGCTTTTCTATTAGATTATATATCTAGTATGATGGGGGCAAAAAAGTTTGGAGCTACAAAAGCTGGGATTATTGGAGGTATTTTAGGTGGTATTCTAGGCATATTTATTTTAAGCTTACCAGGAATGATTTTAGGACAGTTTTTAGGAACGTTAATAGGAGAGATGTATTATGGACAGGAACTGAAAAATTCTATTTTTTCAGGAGTTGGAACAGTTATAGGATTTATATTAGGAGTCATTTTAAATATAACTATAGGAGTGAGTATGATTAGTTTATTTTTATGGAAAGTTTTTCGGTAAGATAATTTTAATGTTTTACTGAATGATGTTTCTTTTGTGTGAAGCTTTTGTTTGGACAATCTATTATAAACTATTATAAAAATATTGGGAAAGTGAATATTACACTTTCCCAATATTTTTATGCTATTCTTCTCCATTTAAATTAGAACATTCACATTGATTATCGTTACAAGGAGTACAAGGTTGTTGATCTTTTCCCAAACAATCTGGGTCTATAGGTTCAGGACAGATTTCTAATTCACGTATTTTCACATGATTTACCCAAACTTTTATAAGATATTTTTGATGTGCGCATAATGGACCAAAAAGAAATTGGCCATGTTCGTCTGTAAAAGTATGGGTGATGGGGATTAATTTTTCCAAATTGTGAATTTTTTTTACTTTGAAAAGTTTAACAACTGCATCTTTCACCAATTTACCGCATTCATCTTTTACAACTCCATGAATAACACTTCTTGATTCTTTTTGAAGTTTTAGCGTAGCTTCTAATTGTTCATTTTCTTCTGGAATAAAGTCAAATTTTGTTAATCGATAACCCATATAAAAGCCTCCTTTAATAAATAGAAAGTAATATAACTTAGAAAACATTCAAAAACTTATAACAAGTTTATATCAATATATTCATATCATTAGAATATATGAACACTATTTTATTTTAGAACGATAAGATATATCTATTTTAGAAGAATTACTATTTGTAATTTGTTGTATAGTACCTAATTTTATATCTAATGAAAATATATTACATACATAAGATTGAACCATTGAAAAATATATATTTTTATTATTTAGATCCCATTCAAGATCATAGATCATATTAGGATTTGAAAAATGAGTATAATTATCATACGTGTCTTTTTGAAGATCATAAATATATAGATTATAGATATCATAATCCCATAAAATAAAAGCTAAATAACGACTATCGTGAGAGAATTTAACTTTTTTAATAATAAAGTAATTAGATTGAAAAATGCATTGACTCTTATTTTGAGATAAATCAAATAAACAAATAGTATTTTGACATGTATCGGACATATCTTTCTCCGTAATATAAGTTAATAGACTATTGATTTTAGAACAATCAAAACTTTTTATATTTTTCATGTGTGTTAATTGCTGTAAATGAAGACCATGTTCATTCATAGCATAAAGATCTGAATCATGATGATCTATTTTTTTGAAAATGAGTTTGTTTGCAATACAATGATATTTAGGGGATTTGTTCATATATTTATGATGACTAAAAGTTAGACGAGTACATTTTTGATTAAAAATATTTAAAGCATATATTTCTAATCCTTCAAAAGATCTAGCAGATACATAAATAATGCTTGAATTTTTTCCCCAACAAAAATCTATAACTTCTTCAATATAATTTGGTAAAGAAAGCTTACGCAAATTACCAGATAAGGTTGATAAATATAAAAGATTTGTATCTTCTTTGTTAGATAAAAAAGCTATTTTTTGACCACATGGAGACCATTTAGGGAGAATACATTTTTTGAAAGTGTCATCGGTTAATTGTTTTTTCCTAGCTCCATTTTTGAATAATAAAAAGAGATTGCTTTTTTTATTATTGATATATTCATTAAGACATAATGAATAAGTAGGAATGATTTTAATACTTAAACAAATATGTAAGTTGTTAATAATGATGCGATCATTTAATTTTTTAATAGATGAATCTTCAATATAAATATTTGGAATGAAAAAATTATTTTTCACTAAAATTTCGGGACAAGAACCTTCTATTGTATTAGGGATAGATAGACTAGTAGATACAAAAGAAATATTTTCAGTAGCATGAACAGATTGATTATCAAGATCAGCAACATATAAAATTTTTTTACGTATTTTAAAAACAATACAAAGTTTTTTCCCTGTAAGATTTTTCCCCTCAAAAGATTCACCTTTTATAGTATTAAATATAGACATAGAGTAGACTTCAGGATCGATAATAGATGTTAAAATTTTATCTATATTCGGTTTGTTTTTTTGTAAAGAAGTAATTTCTTTCATCTGAAATTGCTTAAAAATATCCATGTTTTCAAATTGATTTATGGAATTTGTATGATCTGTATACTTATTTTTTGTAAATATATTTGCACACATATATTTCTCTCCTCGTATAATATATTTAAAGTTAAAAATTTTCATCTATCGCCTTGGATATTGAGTCCTATTCCTAGATAATAGAAGTATGGAATAAGGATCTATCTGGATTAAGGCTGTTCTCTCCTGCAGCAAGACTGCATTTAAAGACTGTCTCCCAGCCAACAGGTGTACTGCAAACTCACAAGCTGTATCTCTTGCCTATCATACCGAATGTTAGTAGCTTCGGGCAGCTTATGATTGACAAGTATTGAATACTCATACGCGAGGTTGTTGCCATCCGGTTGGTAACTAGGGATAGGTTTCAGTATCCAAGCCGTTCCAAATTCATAGAAAGGAGGTCCTCTCCATGAAATTATTTGTTGGTATTGATGTTAGTTCTGAAAAACTTGATACTTGTTTTCTCACCAGTGAAGATCAAATTTTACTAGAAGTTTCTCTACCCAATAATGTTGTTGGTGCTAGTAAAATCAAAGAACATATTAGCCATTTCGCTGATCTAATTCGGTATGATCGTATTATAATCGGTATGGAAGCAACTTCTATTTACAGCTTTCATCCTTCAACTTTCCTATCAGAAGACTCTGAGCTTAAGTCTTTAGGAGTCGAAGTTGTTGTTATGAATCCTAAGGCTATACATCGGTTTAAAGGCCTATTTGAANTGAGATTAATTGATTGTAGCTA containing:
- the lepB gene encoding signal peptidase I, which translates into the protein MKKEILEWIKTIVVSVVIALVITTFIRPTLVKGESMYPTLHEYDYLIINKIPYMMHNPEKGDIVVFQSHLLTEDGKEKDLIKRVIGVEGDQIKVKDGDVFVNGQKLDESYINGDYTSGEIDMKVPKDMVFVMGDNRLNSLDSRDESVGPVDIHTIRGKVLVRLYPFNTIGKVY
- a CDS encoding nucleoside kinase, with the protein product MNKINIIVNNQEKIQVQKGITLEQLSDQFKDFYPSTIVAAKVDHDLRELTHTIHKDCNIEFIDLTSSDGIRIYQRSLSFVFIRSAKEILSDCKVTVEHSLSKGLYCEIHYKRPITEEDVKKIEVRMKEIIDEDVPFTKSSIAVEDAKKIFKDLGMESKTELLDFRENDEMNIYSCGWLRDYFYGYMVPSTKYLKLFKLTYYAPGVIIQHPEKTHPNEIPVFEEQKKLATIFREAEKWGEILEVPYVANLNKVILNKEYADIIRIAEALHEKKIAQIADMITQKNKRIILIAGPSSSGKTTFAQRLSIQLKVNGLKPVALSIDDYFVNREHTPKDENGEYDFEAIEAVDLELFNEHLKKLIQGEEIELPTFNFQKGQREYKGRFMKINEDQPIIIEGIHGLNNKLTEDISKDQKFKIYISALTQLNIDDHNRIPTTDTRLIRRIVRDSKYRGHSALTTLKLWQSVRRGEKRNIFPFQEEADIMFNSALVYELATLKKYAEPLLLEIKQEDPGYTEAKRLLKFLHYFSSIQEEEVIPQTSIIREFIGGSCFAD
- a CDS encoding CBS domain-containing protein, with translation MKVKDLMTKKIAMANPDTPLTQVAEKMKKLNVGSIPVCDGSKKAIGIVTDRDIVLKGVSTGNINMDAQSVMSNHLIYATPEMDAHEAANIMAKHQIRRLPVVENGKLVGMLAIGDLATINIYVNEAGDALSTISQPSRPIM
- a CDS encoding DUF456 domain-containing protein gives rise to the protein MIYVVILLMLIGLLGIFIPGIPGNGLIFLSILGYGFYTHFEKISITMIIIFGILTGLAFLLDYISSMMGAKKFGATKAGIIGGILGGILGIFILSLPGMILGQFLGTLIGEMYYGQELKNSIFSGVGTVIGFILGVILNITIGVSMISLFLWKVFR
- a CDS encoding superoxide dismutase, yielding MTTPIVPKVFDFKDIKGISNNQLTQHYTLYKGYVEKINLIWRKLKEEKFENPNPTYSPYRCLKLGESYSLNGVKLHELYFENLGGYCHIPYGNLLKKLIHDFGSYENFQTDFLNAGKSARGWVVTAYDLIDHTIRNYMCDSHDQGGIWNALPILVLDVYEHAYMIDFGIDRAKYLDIFIKNINWDICECRYNQILNLLYNQPPMPIPMPYRMF
- a CDS encoding IS110 family transposase is translated as MKLFVGIDVSSEKLDTCFLTSEDQILLEVSLPNNVVGASKIKEHISHFADLIRYDRIIIGMEATSIYSFHPSTFLSEDSELKSLGVEVVVMNPKAIHRFKGLFEXRLIDCSYKNMMIDLVTI
- a CDS encoding TolB family protein; translated protein: MCANIFTKNKYTDHTNSINQFENMDIFKQFQMKEITSLQKNKPNIDKILTSIIDPEVYSMSIFNTIKGESFEGKNLTGKKLCIVFKIRKKILYVADLDNQSVHATENISFVSTSLSIPNTIEGSCPEILVKNNFFIPNIYIEDSSIKKLNDRIIINNLHICLSIKIIPTYSLCLNEYINNKKSNLFLLFKNGARKKQLTDDTFKKCILPKWSPCGQKIAFLSNKEDTNLLYLSTLSGNLRKLSLPNYIEEVIDFCWGKNSSIIYVSARSFEGLEIYALNIFNQKCTRLTFSHHKYMNKSPKYHCIANKLIFKKIDHHDSDLYAMNEHGLHLQQLTHMKNIKSFDCSKINSLLTYITEKDMSDTCQNTICLFDLSQNKSQCIFQSNYFIIKKVKFSHDSRYLAFILWDYDIYNLYIYDLQKDTYDNYTHFSNPNMIYDLEWDLNNKNIYFSMVQSYVCNIFSLDIKLGTIQQITNSNSSKIDISYRSKIK